From Chloroflexota bacterium, one genomic window encodes:
- the hemL gene encoding glutamate-1-semialdehyde 2,1-aminomutase: MDTSRSAELFASAQQVIPGGVNSPVRAFRGVGGIPRFIERGQGAYVWDVDGNRYVDYVLSWGPLILGHAHPRVVEAVTRQAARGTSFGAPTEMETRLAELILEAMPGIEMVRFVNSGTEATMSALRLARAFTGRDKIIKFEGCYHGHADMLLVQAGSGVATLGLPDSPGVPRGATQDTLVAPYNDLSAVASLFDQYPESIAAVIVEPVAGNMGVVPPVDGFLAGLRDLCTRHGALLIFDEVMTGFRVHPGGAQTLYGIDPDLTCLGKVIGGGLPVGAYGGKRDIMQTVAPAGPMYQAGTLSGNPLAMAAGIATLEELRRPGVWDELERKTHQLCQGIGEAARRAEVPIYQTRVGTMFCAFFQEGPVTDYAAARRSDTEGYARFFHAMLERGVYLAPSQFEAGFMSVAHGDEEIEATIEAAASAFAA, from the coding sequence ATGGATACAAGCAGATCGGCAGAGCTTTTCGCATCGGCCCAGCAGGTCATCCCCGGCGGCGTCAATAGCCCGGTACGGGCGTTTCGGGGCGTGGGAGGGATCCCACGCTTCATCGAGCGCGGCCAGGGAGCCTATGTCTGGGACGTGGATGGGAACCGCTACGTGGATTACGTGCTGAGCTGGGGGCCGCTCATCCTGGGACATGCACATCCCCGGGTGGTCGAGGCCGTTACGCGGCAGGCCGCACGAGGCACCAGCTTTGGGGCTCCCACGGAGATGGAGACACGCTTGGCGGAGCTGATCCTGGAGGCGATGCCCGGGATCGAGATGGTGCGCTTCGTCAACTCGGGCACCGAGGCGACGATGAGCGCGCTGCGCCTGGCCCGGGCTTTCACCGGACGTGACAAGATCATCAAGTTCGAGGGGTGTTACCACGGCCACGCGGACATGTTGCTGGTGCAGGCCGGCAGTGGCGTGGCCACGCTGGGTCTACCCGACTCGCCCGGTGTGCCGAGGGGGGCCACCCAGGACACGCTGGTCGCTCCGTACAACGACCTGAGCGCCGTCGCATCCCTCTTCGACCAGTATCCGGAATCCATCGCGGCCGTCATCGTCGAGCCCGTGGCGGGGAACATGGGGGTGGTGCCCCCCGTGGATGGGTTCCTGGCTGGCCTGCGGGACCTCTGCACCCGGCACGGCGCGTTGCTCATCTTCGATGAGGTGATGACCGGCTTCCGGGTGCATCCCGGCGGCGCGCAGACGCTATACGGGATCGATCCGGACCTGACCTGCCTGGGCAAGGTCATCGGGGGCGGGTTGCCCGTGGGGGCCTACGGCGGCAAGCGCGACATCATGCAGACCGTCGCCCCGGCGGGGCCGATGTATCAGGCGGGCACGCTCAGCGGCAACCCGTTGGCGATGGCGGCGGGCATTGCGACGCTGGAGGAGCTGCGTCGTCCTGGCGTGTGGGACGAGTTGGAGCGCAAGACGCATCAACTGTGTCAGGGGATCGGCGAGGCCGCCCGGAGGGCCGAGGTGCCCATCTACCAGACGCGGGTGGGGACCATGTTCTGCGCCTTCTTCCAGGAGGGCCCTGTGACCGACTATGCGGCGGCCCGGCGCAGCGATACCGAGGGATATGCACGCTTCTTCCACGCCATGCTGGAGCGGGGCGTGTACCTGGCGCCGTCGCAGTTCGAGGCCGGGTTCATGTCCGTTGCGCACGGCGATGAGGAGATCGAGGCGACGATCGAGGCCGCGGCGAGCGCCTTTGCGGCGTGA
- the hemC gene encoding hydroxymethylbilane synthase has protein sequence MSSTESASRSESSRPPRNGEGAPLSHLRAGTRGSALARWQTDRVIGCLQEVWPDLRCEVVVFSTRGDRVLETPLPLVGGKGLFTAELEAALRSGAIHLAVHSLKDLPTEMADDLALAAILARDDPRDVLVSREGYTLEALPTGAAVGTSSPRRAAQLLARRPDLRILDLRGNVDTRLRKALAPDGPYDAVVLARAGLARLGLLEKATQVLPLDVMLPAPGQGALAVQVRADAQAVRALISPLDDPSTRAAVVAERAFLAALGGGCAVPVAAHAEADPAAGVLTLRGRVASLDGRRVIDVVEEGPMQEAASLGAHLARRAMEQGAARILNGA, from the coding sequence GTGAGCTCAACTGAATCCGCCTCGCGCTCGGAATCCTCTCGTCCTCCTCGGAATGGAGAGGGAGCCCCGCTTTCCCATCTGCGAGCGGGCACTCGCGGCTCCGCGCTGGCGCGCTGGCAGACGGATCGCGTCATCGGCTGTCTGCAGGAGGTCTGGCCGGATCTCCGGTGTGAGGTCGTGGTCTTCAGCACCCGGGGGGATCGGGTGTTGGAGACGCCGCTTCCGTTGGTGGGAGGAAAGGGGCTGTTCACAGCGGAGCTGGAGGCGGCGCTGCGATCGGGGGCCATCCATTTGGCCGTGCACAGCCTGAAGGATCTTCCCACCGAGATGGCCGACGATCTGGCGCTGGCGGCCATCCTGGCGCGCGATGACCCGCGTGACGTGTTGGTGAGCCGGGAAGGGTACACCCTGGAGGCCCTGCCGACGGGGGCTGCGGTGGGTACCAGCAGCCCGAGGCGGGCGGCTCAACTGCTGGCCCGGCGCCCCGATCTTCGCATCCTCGATCTCCGCGGCAATGTGGACACCCGTTTGCGTAAGGCGTTGGCCCCCGATGGCCCCTACGACGCCGTCGTGCTGGCGCGGGCCGGCCTCGCCCGCCTGGGCCTGTTGGAAAAGGCGACCCAGGTGTTGCCCCTGGACGTCATGCTCCCCGCTCCCGGCCAGGGGGCTCTGGCCGTGCAGGTGCGGGCGGATGCCCAGGCGGTGCGGGCTCTGATCTCCCCGTTGGATGATCCGTCCACGCGGGCGGCGGTGGTGGCTGAGCGCGCCTTCCTCGCCGCGTTGGGGGGCGGCTGCGCCGTGCCCGTCGCCGCCCATGCCGAGGCGGACCCGGCCGCCGGGGTGTTGACCCTGCGCGGGCGCGTGGCCAGCCTGGATGGACGGCGCGTGATCGATGTGGTGGAGGAGGGGCCGATGCAGGAGGCGGCCTCATTGGGGGCGCATCTGGCGCGCCGGGCCATGGAGCAGGGGGCAGCGCGCATCCTGAACGGCGCCTGA
- a CDS encoding uroporphyrinogen-III synthase, with amino-acid sequence MDKPLLGRRVVVTRAAHQAGELSAKLRALGAEPIEYPVIAIAPPEDLEQLDRAVSRAAHGAYDWIVLTSANGVTAVAGRLAALGLAGTDFGGARIAAIGPATAEAVRSILGCRVAVVPPAYVAEVLAEALGDVRGQRILLARADIARPALPQALREAGAQVDEVAAYRTVIAREGPDVRAMLARGQIDVVTFTSSSTVRNFVARVGRDALPYLSDVVIACIGPITASTARELGLSPAIVAQVYTVDGLLESLVQYYAHMERSP; translated from the coding sequence ATGGACAAACCTCTCCTGGGGCGCCGCGTCGTCGTGACGCGGGCGGCTCATCAGGCGGGTGAGCTGAGCGCCAAGCTGCGCGCCCTGGGCGCCGAGCCCATCGAGTATCCGGTGATCGCCATCGCTCCGCCGGAGGATCTGGAGCAGCTGGATCGGGCGGTCTCCCGCGCGGCGCATGGGGCGTACGATTGGATCGTGCTCACCAGCGCCAATGGCGTGACCGCAGTGGCCGGGCGGCTGGCCGCCCTTGGGCTGGCGGGAACGGACTTCGGAGGCGCCCGCATCGCGGCGATCGGCCCGGCTACGGCCGAGGCGGTGCGATCGATCCTGGGCTGCCGGGTGGCCGTGGTGCCGCCTGCCTATGTCGCCGAGGTGCTGGCGGAGGCGTTGGGGGACGTCCGGGGGCAGCGGATCCTGTTGGCGCGAGCGGATATCGCCCGGCCGGCGCTCCCTCAGGCCTTGCGGGAGGCCGGCGCTCAGGTAGATGAGGTGGCCGCTTATCGCACCGTCATCGCCCGGGAGGGGCCGGATGTGCGCGCCATGCTTGCGCGCGGCCAGATCGACGTCGTGACCTTCACCAGCTCGTCCACGGTACGCAACTTCGTGGCCCGGGTGGGGCGAGATGCGCTTCCCTACCTGAGCGACGTGGTCATCGCCTGCATCGGCCCGATCACCGCGTCCACGGCTCGTGAGCTGGGGTTGTCCCCGGCCATCGTGGCCCAGGTATATACGGTGGACGGCTTGCTCGAAAGCCTGGTTCAATACTACGCACATATGGAAAGATCGCCATGA
- the hemE gene encoding uroporphyrinogen decarboxylase has product MKTWRFLAACRREPVDCTPVWLMRQAGRYMSEYRALRERYSILEIIKTPELAVEVTLQPIRAFDLDAAIIFADILPPLEAMGLDLAFVKGDGPVIHNPVRSAADVRALRRPDPEEDLHFTLEAIRLARRELEGRAPLIGFSGAPFTLASYAIEGGSSRHYARTKGMMYDDPAAWHQFMEKLADLVGRYLQAQVRAGAQAVQLFDSWVGALSPADYREYVLPYSRHAIDVARQEGAPVIHFSTGTAGMLELIKEAGGDVIGVDWRIDLGAAWQRLGEDVAIQGNLDPVALLAPRPELERRAASVLQQAAGRPGHIFNLGHGVLPMTPVENVRALVDFVHEHSRR; this is encoded by the coding sequence ATGAAGACCTGGCGCTTCCTGGCCGCCTGTCGGCGCGAACCGGTGGATTGCACGCCCGTCTGGCTGATGCGACAGGCGGGCCGCTACATGTCGGAGTATCGGGCGCTGCGTGAACGCTACAGCATCCTGGAGATCATCAAGACGCCCGAGTTGGCCGTGGAGGTCACGTTGCAGCCCATTCGGGCGTTCGACCTGGATGCGGCCATCATCTTCGCGGATATCTTACCTCCGCTGGAGGCGATGGGGCTGGACCTGGCGTTCGTGAAAGGGGACGGCCCCGTGATCCACAACCCCGTGCGCAGTGCGGCGGATGTGCGCGCGCTGCGTCGGCCCGATCCCGAGGAGGACTTGCATTTCACGCTAGAGGCCATCCGCCTGGCCCGCCGTGAGCTGGAGGGGCGCGCTCCCCTGATCGGCTTCTCGGGCGCCCCGTTTACGCTGGCGAGCTACGCGATCGAGGGGGGCTCGTCGCGCCATTATGCGCGGACCAAGGGGATGATGTACGACGATCCGGCCGCCTGGCATCAGTTCATGGAGAAGCTGGCGGATCTGGTGGGGCGATACCTGCAGGCCCAGGTCAGGGCGGGCGCCCAGGCGGTGCAGCTGTTCGATAGCTGGGTGGGCGCGCTCAGCCCGGCGGACTATCGGGAGTACGTGTTGCCCTACTCGCGACACGCCATCGATGTGGCGCGCCAGGAGGGCGCGCCGGTCATTCACTTCAGCACGGGCACGGCCGGGATGCTGGAGCTGATCAAGGAGGCGGGCGGCGACGTGATCGGCGTGGACTGGCGGATCGATCTGGGCGCGGCATGGCAGCGGTTGGGGGAGGATGTGGCCATTCAGGGGAATTTGGACCCCGTGGCGTTGCTGGCGCCCCGGCCGGAGCTGGAGCGGCGCGCGGCGTCAGTGTTGCAACAGGCGGCGGGTCGGCCGGGTCACATCTTCAACCTGGGCCACGGCGTGTTGCCGATGACGCCGGTGGAGAACGTTCGGGCGCTGGTGGACTTTGTGCATGAGCACAGCCGGCGGTGA
- a CDS encoding phosphoadenylyl-sulfate reductase, with product MYEERGLLDEFEAGELAVQFDPEPPEVVIEWALERWHPHIAVCTSFQAEGMVILDMAWRINPEVRVFTVDTGRLPQETYDIIEEVRDRYGIEVEVYFPDAASIEAMARRFGPNLFYKSVEARLLCCKLRKVEPIRRVLSGLDAWITGLRRGQWASRANIRKIEIDHDHGGLAKINPLADWTHEEVWDYIRANDVPYHKLYDRGYTSIGCAPCTRPTQPGEDPRAGRWWWEKDAPKECGIHCPLETGGFEHELEALLGHQHESVPASETAGVRARGNGYGDREGL from the coding sequence ATGTACGAGGAGCGTGGGCTGTTGGATGAGTTCGAGGCGGGTGAACTGGCCGTCCAATTCGACCCGGAGCCACCCGAGGTAGTTATCGAGTGGGCTCTGGAGCGCTGGCATCCGCATATCGCGGTGTGCACCAGCTTTCAGGCGGAAGGGATGGTGATCCTGGACATGGCCTGGCGGATCAACCCGGAGGTGCGGGTCTTTACCGTCGATACAGGGCGGTTGCCTCAGGAGACCTATGACATCATCGAGGAGGTCCGAGATCGGTACGGCATCGAGGTGGAGGTCTACTTCCCTGATGCCGCCTCGATCGAGGCCATGGCCCGGCGGTTTGGCCCGAATCTTTTCTACAAGTCGGTGGAGGCGCGCCTTTTGTGCTGCAAGCTCCGGAAGGTCGAGCCCATCCGACGGGTGCTGAGCGGGTTGGACGCGTGGATCACCGGCTTGCGACGGGGCCAGTGGGCCAGCCGGGCCAACATCCGCAAGATCGAGATCGATCACGACCACGGCGGCCTGGCCAAGATCAATCCGCTGGCCGACTGGACGCACGAGGAGGTGTGGGATTACATCCGGGCCAACGATGTCCCCTATCATAAGCTGTATGATCGAGGGTACACCAGCATCGGCTGCGCTCCCTGCACCCGGCCGACCCAGCCCGGGGAGGACCCTCGCGCCGGACGCTGGTGGTGGGAGAAGGACGCTCCCAAGGAGTGCGGTATCCACTGCCCGCTGGAGACCGGCGGCTTTGAACACGAGCTGGAGGCGTTGTTGGGGCATCAGCACGAAAGCGTTCCCGCTTCGGAAACGGCCGGCGTGCGGGCGCGAGGAAACGGATATGGGGACCGGGAGGGCCTCTGA
- the hemB gene encoding porphobilinogen synthase, giving the protein MTRIASFPAARPRRLRLSAAMRRMVRETTLAPDDFIYPLFVRHGRDIQQPVASMPGVYQWSVDRLPAEAESIARLGIPAVILFGIPARKDATGSENYDPDGIVPQAIRAIKAAVPELIVISDMCFCEYTDHGHCGLINPGPGDETRVAALPEGYLLNDPTLELLGRASVVHAEAGADIIAPSGMLDGMVGAIRQALDEAGFAHVPIMSYAAKYASSFYGPFRDAAESPPAFGDRSQYQMDPANAREALKECALDVVEGADILMVKPALPYLDIIRAVRERFDLPVAAYQVSGEYSMIKAAAANGWLDERRVALEALTAIKRAGADMILTYFAKDAAKWLRE; this is encoded by the coding sequence ATGACGAGAATCGCTTCCTTTCCTGCTGCTCGACCGCGGCGTCTGCGTCTGAGCGCCGCCATGCGCCGCATGGTGCGTGAGACGACGCTGGCGCCGGACGATTTCATCTATCCGCTCTTCGTGCGCCACGGGCGGGATATCCAACAGCCCGTGGCCTCCATGCCGGGCGTCTACCAGTGGTCCGTGGATCGGCTGCCGGCCGAGGCAGAGTCCATCGCCCGACTGGGGATCCCGGCTGTGATCCTCTTCGGCATCCCGGCTCGTAAGGACGCCACCGGCAGCGAGAACTACGATCCGGATGGGATCGTGCCACAGGCCATCCGGGCGATCAAGGCAGCGGTCCCCGAGCTGATCGTCATCTCCGATATGTGCTTCTGCGAGTACACCGACCACGGGCATTGCGGCCTGATCAATCCCGGCCCCGGCGACGAGACGCGAGTCGCCGCGCTGCCGGAGGGCTACCTGCTGAACGATCCCACGCTGGAGCTGCTGGGCCGCGCCTCCGTCGTCCACGCCGAGGCGGGCGCGGATATCATCGCGCCATCGGGGATGCTCGATGGCATGGTGGGCGCCATCCGCCAGGCGCTGGACGAGGCGGGTTTTGCCCATGTGCCCATCATGAGCTACGCGGCCAAATATGCCTCCAGCTTCTACGGCCCCTTCCGGGATGCCGCGGAGAGTCCGCCGGCCTTCGGCGATCGCAGCCAGTATCAGATGGACCCGGCCAACGCCCGCGAGGCGCTGAAGGAGTGCGCCCTCGATGTCGTGGAGGGGGCCGACATCCTGATGGTGAAGCCCGCGCTGCCCTATCTCGATATCATTCGGGCCGTCCGGGAGCGCTTTGATCTGCCCGTCGCCGCCTATCAGGTGAGCGGCGAGTACAGCATGATCAAGGCGGCGGCCGCCAACGGCTGGCTGGACGAGCGGCGGGTTGCCCTGGAGGCGCTGACGGCCATCAAACGCGCCGGGGCGGACATGATCCTGACCTACTTCGCCAAGGATGCGGCGAAGTGGCTGCGGGAGTAG
- the cobA gene encoding uroporphyrinogen-III C-methyltransferase: MAGMGKVFLVGAGPGDPELITVRGLRCLREADVVIYDRLVSEALLDEVPPEAERIFAGKAPGAHTMSQEEIHALMIDRARAGYTVVRLKGGDPFVFGRGGEEVAACAAAGVPWEVVPGVSSATGVPARMGIPVTHRGVAGSFAVITGHRADGQDDQDWAALARVDTLVVLMGVRRLPHIVARLTQQGRSPDTPVAVIERGTCPGERVVTGTLADIAVRAAALDIRPPAVILIGEVVRLWECWKGCLPVQIPFGFHPVPLRG, from the coding sequence ATGGCAGGGATGGGGAAGGTCTTCCTGGTGGGAGCGGGGCCGGGTGATCCGGAGCTGATCACCGTGCGTGGGTTGCGGTGCCTGCGCGAGGCGGATGTGGTCATCTACGATCGCCTGGTCAGCGAGGCGCTGCTGGACGAGGTGCCTCCGGAGGCCGAGCGGATCTTCGCGGGCAAGGCGCCGGGGGCTCATACGATGTCCCAGGAGGAGATCCACGCGCTGATGATAGACCGGGCCCGGGCTGGGTATACCGTCGTCCGCCTCAAAGGGGGCGACCCATTCGTGTTCGGGCGCGGCGGCGAGGAGGTGGCCGCGTGCGCCGCCGCCGGCGTCCCGTGGGAGGTGGTGCCCGGCGTGAGCAGCGCCACGGGCGTTCCCGCCCGGATGGGCATTCCCGTGACCCACCGCGGGGTGGCGGGCTCCTTTGCCGTGATCACCGGGCATCGCGCGGACGGGCAGGACGATCAGGATTGGGCTGCCCTGGCGCGGGTGGACACCCTGGTCGTCCTCATGGGCGTGAGGCGGCTCCCGCATATCGTTGCCCGGCTGACTCAGCAGGGACGATCGCCGGACACGCCGGTGGCCGTCATCGAGCGCGGGACCTGCCCAGGCGAGCGCGTGGTCACCGGCACCCTGGCGGATATCGCCGTGCGGGCGGCTGCGCTCGATATCCGTCCGCCGGCGGTCATCCTCATCGGCGAGGTGGTGCGTCTGTGGGAGTGCTGGAAGGGATGTCTGCCCGTCCAGATTCCCTTTGGCTTCCATCCGGTGCCTCTCCGTGGGTGA
- a CDS encoding glutamyl-tRNA reductase — MRIVLVGMNHTTAPVQLRERAALRGEALCEALGYLRTIVRAPKGARNGRPRRMGEGVILSTCNRLEVYAAVDEDDPDIMCRIEAFLADVGGFSRTFLSPYLYRLETEEAVRHLLRVAAGLDSMVLGEPQILGQVTDAYEVAMAAGTVGPILSALFRQAIHTGKRARTETAIGRHATTVSHAAVALASRVLGGVKGRRVLLVGAGEMAQLAARSLVAAGASEFRVISRTYRRADSLARQFGGKAMAWEQIGEGLVWADIILTSTGAPHTIIHAEGVRQAMSAREGRPLFFIDIAVPRDVEPEVGDIPHVYRYDIDDLRATVDANLNERRREVPKVEAIVAEEAEDYLAWLRAQDVVPTLKELRSKAEAIAEAELEKTLRRLPDLSESERKVVIAMGRSIVKKILHEPTVRLKTYAGNGCGHRYSEVLRDLFGLDGQLERSECELN, encoded by the coding sequence ATGCGCATCGTGCTGGTAGGCATGAATCACACGACTGCTCCTGTCCAACTCCGTGAACGAGCCGCGTTGAGAGGAGAGGCGCTTTGTGAGGCCCTGGGATATCTGCGCACGATTGTGCGAGCGCCTAAGGGGGCTCGCAACGGCCGGCCGAGGAGAATGGGCGAGGGGGTGATCCTGTCCACCTGCAACCGACTCGAGGTCTACGCGGCCGTGGATGAGGATGACCCGGACATCATGTGTCGGATTGAAGCATTCCTCGCCGACGTGGGCGGCTTCTCTCGGACATTCCTCAGCCCTTACCTGTATCGGCTGGAAACGGAAGAGGCGGTGAGGCACCTGCTGCGGGTGGCGGCCGGGCTCGATTCGATGGTTCTGGGAGAGCCTCAGATCCTGGGACAGGTCACGGATGCTTACGAGGTCGCCATGGCTGCGGGAACGGTGGGGCCTATCCTGTCGGCCCTTTTCCGTCAGGCCATTCACACTGGAAAGCGCGCCCGCACGGAGACGGCTATCGGCCGTCATGCTACCACCGTGAGCCATGCAGCGGTTGCGTTGGCCTCACGCGTCCTGGGAGGGGTAAAGGGACGGCGAGTCCTCCTGGTCGGCGCGGGAGAGATGGCCCAGCTCGCTGCCCGCAGCCTGGTCGCCGCCGGCGCTTCCGAGTTTCGAGTCATCAGCCGTACGTACAGGCGGGCCGATTCCCTGGCCCGCCAATTTGGTGGCAAGGCGATGGCCTGGGAGCAGATCGGCGAGGGCCTGGTTTGGGCCGACATCATCCTGACCTCCACCGGCGCGCCTCATACCATTATCCATGCGGAGGGCGTACGACAGGCCATGTCGGCCCGTGAAGGACGTCCTCTCTTCTTCATTGATATCGCCGTTCCCCGTGATGTGGAGCCGGAGGTGGGGGACATCCCGCACGTCTACCGTTACGACATCGACGATCTTCGGGCCACGGTGGACGCGAACCTGAACGAGCGCCGCCGCGAGGTTCCCAAGGTTGAGGCGATCGTGGCCGAGGAGGCCGAGGACTATCTGGCCTGGCTGCGTGCCCAGGATGTCGTCCCCACGCTCAAGGAATTGCGATCGAAGGCGGAGGCCATTGCCGAGGCGGAGCTGGAGAAGACGCTGCGCCGGCTGCCCGACCTGAGCGAGTCGGAGCGGAAAGTGGTCATCGCCATGGGACGCAGCATCGTCAAGAAGATCCTGCACGAGCCGACGGTTCGCCTGAAGACGTACGCGGGCAACGGGTGCGGGCATCGCTATAGCGAGGTGTTGCGCGACCTGTTCGGGCTCGACGGGCAGCTTGAGAGGAGCGAGTGTGAGCTCAACTGA
- a CDS encoding c-type cytochrome: protein MEIGRWRRQEAIALAIVLLIVVGLPAATLGYQFGLRPLLSANVQEVEIVGRLPERGGWSVETVRVQVGKPVRLILTSDDVVHGFAIGKMGVDAGWVYPGQPKVVEFTPQRAGRYTFYCTTWCAEGHWRMRGTLEVYDPQDPSAVNEPVDPPQTDWQAEGIDLDAPHLAEIFPAKRPSAARGAAIWQRTPELPTPDQVLARLDLRRQSPAQVFEMLQEDRVPDLALAPLGRMPEGDLWDVVAFLWREGTAAESVELGRELYQTNCAACHGENGDGQGPAAASLLSSSMERDLQGKHGPQSPADFTDARSMAGGTGMIYYGKLVRGGMGTGMPYWGTIFTEQELWALVDYLWTFPFDLSTQER, encoded by the coding sequence CCACCCTGGGTTATCAGTTCGGCCTGCGTCCGCTGCTGAGCGCGAACGTTCAGGAGGTGGAGATCGTCGGTCGCCTCCCCGAGCGCGGGGGATGGTCGGTGGAGACGGTGCGGGTGCAGGTGGGCAAGCCCGTGCGCCTGATCCTCACCAGCGACGATGTGGTCCATGGGTTCGCCATCGGCAAGATGGGGGTGGACGCCGGTTGGGTCTATCCGGGACAGCCCAAGGTTGTGGAATTCACCCCGCAGCGGGCCGGACGATATACCTTCTATTGCACCACCTGGTGTGCCGAGGGGCATTGGCGCATGCGCGGCACCCTGGAGGTGTACGATCCCCAAGACCCTTCCGCCGTGAATGAGCCCGTCGATCCCCCTCAAACCGACTGGCAGGCCGAGGGAATCGATCTCGACGCGCCTCACCTGGCGGAGATCTTCCCCGCAAAGCGCCCCTCCGCAGCACGTGGGGCCGCCATCTGGCAGAGGACGCCCGAACTGCCCACCCCCGACCAGGTGCTGGCCCGGCTGGACCTGCGCCGACAAAGCCCCGCTCAGGTGTTCGAGATGCTCCAGGAGGATCGCGTCCCGGACCTTGCGCTGGCGCCCTTGGGCCGGATGCCCGAGGGGGATCTGTGGGACGTGGTCGCCTTCCTCTGGCGTGAGGGCACCGCCGCGGAGAGCGTGGAGCTGGGTCGCGAACTGTACCAGACCAACTGCGCCGCCTGTCATGGCGAGAACGGGGACGGACAGGGGCCCGCGGCAGCGTCGTTGCTCTCGTCCTCCATGGAGCGCGACCTGCAAGGGAAGCATGGGCCGCAATCGCCGGCCGACTTCACGGACGCCCGCTCTATGGCCGGCGGCACCGGCATGATCTACTACGGCAAGCTGGTGCGGGGCGGTATGGGCACGGGCATGCCCTACTGGGGGACGATCTTCACCGAACAGGAGCTGTGGGCGCTGGTAGACTACCTGTGGACGTTCCCGTTTGACCTATCCACCCAGGAGCGTTAA
- a CDS encoding bifunctional precorrin-2 dehydrogenase/sirohydrochlorin ferrochelatase → MGYYPVYLDLRGRRCVVVGGGPVAERKVNSLLEAEAEVVVISPRLTPGLRALVAEERIAWTERTYRPGDLVGAFLAIAAAGERSVNRRVWQEATRRGVLVNVVDDPSHCDFIMPSVVRRGDLIVAVSTGGRAPALAARLRQWLEGVLGWEYARFLEMAGALRAQVTARYPDPGERRRVWYQLVDSDVFDLLRRGDEEAAWRRVEEIVGFHPRDVRLRSVGMDASGEGADGA, encoded by the coding sequence ATGGGCTACTATCCGGTGTATCTCGACCTGCGGGGCCGCCGCTGTGTGGTCGTCGGCGGCGGCCCCGTGGCGGAGAGGAAAGTCAACTCGCTGTTGGAGGCGGAGGCGGAGGTGGTGGTGATCTCCCCACGCCTGACGCCCGGCCTACGGGCGCTTGTGGCGGAGGAGCGGATCGCCTGGACGGAGCGCACATATCGGCCTGGCGATCTGGTGGGGGCCTTTCTGGCCATCGCCGCCGCCGGCGAGCGATCCGTGAACCGCCGGGTCTGGCAGGAGGCCACCCGGCGGGGCGTCCTCGTCAACGTCGTGGACGATCCATCACACTGTGATTTCATCATGCCCTCCGTCGTCCGACGAGGGGATCTCATCGTGGCCGTTTCCACCGGCGGTCGGGCGCCCGCGCTGGCCGCCAGATTGCGCCAGTGGTTGGAGGGCGTCTTGGGCTGGGAGTATGCCCGTTTCCTGGAGATGGCTGGGGCGTTGCGGGCGCAGGTGACGGCGCGATATCCGGACCCCGGGGAGCGACGCCGGGTATGGTATCAGCTGGTGGACTCCGACGTGTTTGATCTACTGCGTCGTGGTGATGAGGAGGCGGCGTGGCGGCGCGTGGAGGAGATCGTCGGGTTTCATCCCCGGGATGTGCGCCTCCGTTCCGTCGGAATGGACGCGTCAGGCGAGGGGGCAGATGGTGCATAG